Proteins encoded in a region of the Candidatus Obscuribacter sp. genome:
- the rdgB gene encoding RdgB/HAM1 family non-canonical purine NTP pyrophosphatase: MTKQLTRSIELTLATKNPGKLKEFEAMARNLATEQPLNLLWHMAPDDFDPEETGDTFTANAVIKAARAAEMTGRLSLADDSGLTVDAMDGRPGIYSARYCAGTDRDRRLKLLDELKDVPQGKRQAAFVCALALVDKSGQTVYTTEVRWTGQIALSERGDGGFGFDPVFIPDGYQITAAEMPALKKNAISHRSMAFNNVLKYLKSNS; the protein is encoded by the coding sequence ATGACCAAGCAATTGACCAGAAGTATCGAACTCACTCTAGCCACCAAAAATCCAGGTAAGCTCAAAGAATTTGAAGCAATGGCGAGAAATCTGGCTACTGAGCAACCGCTCAATTTATTGTGGCATATGGCTCCAGACGATTTTGATCCCGAAGAAACAGGCGACACTTTTACAGCTAACGCCGTAATCAAGGCAGCACGGGCAGCCGAGATGACAGGAAGACTCTCTTTAGCTGATGACTCAGGACTGACTGTGGATGCCATGGACGGCAGACCTGGTATTTACAGTGCGCGCTATTGTGCTGGCACTGACCGCGACCGCCGCCTCAAGCTGCTTGACGAGCTCAAAGACGTACCTCAAGGCAAAAGACAGGCAGCCTTTGTCTGCGCCCTGGCCCTTGTGGATAAGTCCGGTCAGACTGTCTACACAACCGAAGTAAGATGGACCGGTCAAATTGCCCTGAGCGAGCGCGGCGACGGGGGATTTGGCTTTGATCCGGTGTTTATACCGGACGGATACCAAATTACAGCGGCTGAAATGCCGGCACTCAAAAAAAATGCTATTTCGCATCGCAGTATGGCCTTTAACAACGTCCTAAAGTACCTAAAGAGCAATAGTTAA
- a CDS encoding cytidine deaminase: MSKELTPVELSQEQLQELVHTAQQAATMAYAPYSNKPEGAALLTASGAIYSGASVEFATYGGSVSADVACLIKAINHGDKKIVALCIQPFSYPSGVVRQFYAEFGIDLSLVVPGPEDTLELKSWTTLLPYHFGPDNLEEAKNLA, translated from the coding sequence ATGAGCAAAGAGCTAACACCAGTTGAGCTAAGTCAGGAACAGCTCCAGGAGCTTGTCCACACAGCTCAACAAGCGGCGACAATGGCTTACGCACCCTATAGCAACAAGCCAGAGGGCGCAGCCCTGCTCACTGCCAGTGGTGCTATTTATAGCGGCGCATCAGTGGAGTTTGCCACCTATGGAGGCTCTGTATCAGCGGATGTGGCCTGCCTCATTAAAGCAATCAATCACGGCGACAAAAAAATCGTAGCCCTGTGTATTCAACCTTTTAGCTATCCTTCTGGTGTAGTAAGACAGTTTTATGCCGAGTTTGGCATCGACTTAAGTTTGGTTGTTCCTGGTCCAGAGGATACCCTTGAGCTAAAGAGCTGGACTACACTATTGCCTTACCACTTCGGTCCAGATAACTTAGAAGAAGCGAAAAACCTCGCCTAG
- a CDS encoding bifunctional (p)ppGpp synthetase/guanosine-3',5'-bis(diphosphate) 3'-pyrophosphohydrolase: MKTKSEIGQPLFEIVERQGRPKEAVELISRAYDFAYQSHDGQMRKSEDPYIIHPVEVACILAELNADTETICSCLLHDVLEDCDVKPKEMEEKFGADIRRIVEGVTKLGKFSFSSKEERQAENFRKLMVAMAEDVRVVLVKLADRLHNMRTMEHMLPHKQAEKAKETLEIYAPLANRFGLGRMKWELEDLGLRYLHPDEYEEIERLVADTRADREQLLNEVVEKLRVELENRNIQADIFGRPKHLFGIWRKMKKQQKTFAELYDVLAVRVIIDSSEDKNFCELEADPDTQKCYEVMGSVHSIFRPIPGRFKDYIAMPKFNSYQSLHTAVIGPKGKPVEIQIRTRRMHHIAEYGIAAHWAYKEAGEAVKADGNADKKLAWLRQLVDWQQDLKDASEYLEEVKMDLFADEVFVFSPRGDVIDLPTGSTPIDFAYRIHTDIGHRCVGARINDRIVPLNSVMKNGDIVEIITSKNGMPKMDWLNFANTHGAKNRIRQWFKKHHREEHIQQGRQMLEAELGRATLEEFLKSDKLKEVGKRLNIVEPSDILAAVGYGDLSISQVVNRIREVDQAEKIQKKGYALPSQVQEKPSNISSLGGLLHHLAKCCQPVPGEPIVGVVTRGSGIAVHRIDCNNLLIIEENRRMAVDWSKDRNANYPAGLQVECLDRVGIAGDILKKVSDHKVNLRDLRVETHRDKKTATIFLILDVLDIDQLARVSQAISQISDVIRVHRRDHRKRGTPALVSVATAKPKGNGNGSSGNARSSQSKGATSKSSKSTKSDKDTSKSDGNIWGKSKDASSTSAKKSRDSGRGQEKK, translated from the coding sequence ATGAAGACCAAGTCAGAGATAGGCCAGCCGTTATTTGAAATAGTCGAGCGTCAGGGTCGTCCCAAAGAGGCCGTAGAGCTTATCAGCCGGGCATATGACTTTGCTTATCAGTCGCATGACGGTCAAATGCGCAAGTCAGAAGATCCATACATCATCCATCCAGTGGAAGTTGCCTGCATCTTAGCCGAACTCAATGCCGATACCGAAACGATTTGCTCCTGTTTGCTCCATGACGTGCTGGAAGACTGTGACGTCAAGCCAAAAGAAATGGAAGAAAAGTTTGGCGCAGACATCCGCCGCATTGTCGAGGGTGTGACCAAGCTAGGTAAGTTTAGCTTTAGCTCTAAAGAAGAAAGACAGGCAGAGAACTTCCGCAAACTGATGGTGGCGATGGCCGAAGACGTGCGGGTGGTCCTGGTAAAACTAGCCGACCGTCTCCACAATATGCGCACGATGGAGCACATGCTGCCCCATAAGCAAGCCGAAAAAGCCAAAGAAACCCTGGAAATCTACGCGCCTTTGGCTAATCGCTTTGGTTTAGGTCGCATGAAATGGGAGTTAGAAGACTTAGGTCTGCGCTATCTCCATCCAGATGAATACGAAGAAATTGAAAGACTGGTGGCTGACACCAGAGCCGACCGCGAACAGTTGCTCAACGAAGTCGTGGAAAAACTGAGAGTAGAACTGGAGAATCGCAATATCCAGGCAGACATTTTTGGCAGACCAAAACATTTGTTTGGCATCTGGCGCAAAATGAAAAAGCAGCAAAAGACTTTTGCTGAGCTATACGATGTACTGGCCGTGCGCGTTATCATCGATAGCTCAGAAGACAAAAACTTTTGCGAGCTGGAAGCAGATCCCGACACGCAAAAATGCTACGAAGTTATGGGTAGTGTGCACTCGATATTTCGCCCGATACCAGGGCGTTTTAAAGACTATATCGCTATGCCTAAATTTAATAGCTACCAGTCATTGCACACAGCTGTAATTGGACCAAAAGGCAAACCAGTCGAAATCCAAATCAGAACAAGACGCATGCACCATATCGCCGAATACGGTATCGCCGCACACTGGGCCTACAAAGAAGCAGGCGAAGCAGTCAAAGCTGATGGCAATGCGGACAAAAAACTAGCCTGGTTGAGACAACTGGTCGACTGGCAACAGGACCTCAAAGACGCCTCTGAATATCTCGAAGAAGTCAAAATGGACCTCTTTGCTGATGAAGTCTTTGTCTTTAGTCCCAGGGGCGATGTAATTGACTTGCCCACAGGATCTACACCTATCGACTTTGCCTATCGCATCCACACCGATATCGGTCACCGCTGTGTCGGGGCTCGTATCAATGACCGCATTGTGCCGCTCAACTCAGTGATGAAAAACGGCGATATAGTCGAAATCATCACCAGTAAAAACGGCATGCCCAAGATGGACTGGCTCAATTTTGCCAATACCCATGGGGCTAAAAACCGTATCAGACAGTGGTTTAAAAAGCACCACCGCGAAGAACACATCCAGCAAGGACGACAAATGCTGGAAGCTGAACTGGGTAGAGCAACTCTGGAAGAGTTTCTCAAATCAGATAAGCTCAAAGAAGTCGGTAAGAGACTCAACATCGTCGAGCCCAGCGATATCCTGGCGGCGGTGGGATATGGCGACCTGTCAATCTCACAAGTGGTCAATCGCATCCGCGAAGTAGACCAAGCAGAAAAAATCCAGAAAAAAGGATACGCCCTGCCCAGTCAGGTACAAGAAAAGCCAAGCAACATATCCAGTCTGGGTGGGCTTTTGCACCACCTGGCCAAATGTTGTCAGCCTGTACCCGGTGAGCCTATCGTGGGCGTAGTCACCAGAGGCAGTGGCATCGCTGTACACCGCATCGACTGCAACAATCTCCTCATCATCGAAGAAAACAGACGCATGGCAGTGGACTGGTCTAAGGACCGCAATGCCAATTATCCAGCCGGTCTCCAGGTAGAATGCCTCGATAGAGTCGGTATTGCCGGTGATATCCTCAAAAAAGTCTCAGATCACAAAGTCAACTTGCGCGACCTCAGGGTCGAGACCCACAGAGACAAAAAGACGGCCACCATCTTTTTAATCCTGGATGTACTGGATATCGACCAGCTAGCCCGTGTATCTCAGGCGATTTCGCAGATTTCGGATGTTATTAGAGTACACAGACGTGACCACCGCAAACGCGGTACGCCAGCTCTAGTGTCGGTTGCCACAGCCAAGCCCAAGGGCAACGGCAATGGCAGTAGTGGCAATGCTAGAAGCAGTCAATCAAAAGGTGCTACATCCAAAAGCTCTAAGAGCACCAAATCTGACAAAGACACAAGTAAGTCTGATGGTAATATCTGGGGCAAATCCAAAGACGCCAGCAGTACCAGTGCAAAAAAATCGCGCGACTCAGGTCGTGGCCAGGAAAAGAAATAA
- a CDS encoding branched-chain amino acid transaminase has translation MADEINYAFFEGGFVPLQDAKLSIMNHSFMYGTAVFEGIRGYWNPQDQEIYVFRLREHFERMADSMKIMYLGVKYSVDELCDIVIQLLQKNAPKTDTYVRPCAYKTVHRVGPSLENNPSDMCIFSVPFGDYFHGAPGLKVQVSSWRRVEDNAIPARAKIVGAYANTALAKTDAIMAGFDECIVLSENGHVSEGSAMNVFIVKNGRLITTPSTENILEGVTRSTIMTMAEEEFGIKAECRTIDRSELYIADEVFFCGTGAQIAPVIEIDRRPIGSGSAGPISTMIKDKYIQVCRGEIPKYHHWLTPVYKNTKVKSPA, from the coding sequence ATGGCTGACGAAATTAACTATGCCTTTTTTGAAGGCGGTTTTGTCCCTCTACAAGACGCTAAGCTAAGCATCATGAACCATTCGTTCATGTATGGTACGGCAGTCTTTGAAGGTATACGCGGCTACTGGAATCCTCAGGATCAAGAAATCTATGTCTTCAGACTGCGCGAACATTTTGAGCGCATGGCTGACAGCATGAAAATAATGTATCTCGGTGTCAAATATTCAGTTGACGAACTCTGCGATATCGTCATTCAGCTTTTGCAAAAAAACGCACCAAAGACTGACACTTATGTCCGTCCTTGCGCTTACAAAACAGTCCATAGAGTTGGTCCCAGCCTCGAAAACAACCCTTCGGATATGTGCATTTTCAGTGTTCCTTTTGGTGACTACTTCCACGGCGCCCCTGGTCTCAAAGTACAGGTCTCAAGCTGGAGAAGAGTGGAAGACAACGCCATACCAGCCCGGGCCAAGATTGTCGGCGCTTATGCCAACACCGCTCTTGCCAAAACTGACGCCATCATGGCTGGTTTTGACGAGTGCATAGTACTTTCCGAAAACGGTCACGTCTCGGAAGGATCTGCCATGAACGTATTTATTGTCAAAAACGGCAGACTTATCACCACACCATCCACTGAAAATATTTTGGAAGGCGTCACCCGCAGTACCATCATGACCATGGCTGAGGAAGAATTTGGTATCAAAGCCGAATGTCGTACCATCGACCGTTCCGAGCTTTATATCGCTGATGAAGTTTTCTTTTGCGGAACTGGTGCTCAGATAGCTCCAGTCATTGAAATTGATCGCAGACCGATAGGAAGTGGCAGCGCCGGTCCCATATCGACTATGATTAAAGACAAGTACATCCAGGTCTGCCGTGGCGAAATCCCCAAATATCACCACTGGCTCACTCCAGTTTATAAAAACACCAAAGTCAAATCCCCTGCCTGA
- a CDS encoding tetratricopeptide repeat protein, translating to MAKCRIINVLLCSILLWGASPLLANEDGGGVQWHRLTEAGRTKMLKGDLPEAEKSFEEALKLSESFTPLDTRRIVSLSNMSLLLKDKQQLDLAEQYSRKALALIREDGIKDGAMFGVELSNLAGILADQAKFEEAMQLYESAMLILSKARGEDSLEVATVADNYAVLHQKLRQYDQAIELEKKSVAIYEKRLGRDKKDLAVAFGNLAESYSASGDNENARLYSEKSLSVMRKTYGDKHPAVASAMDNLAGIYIKEGRLAEAESLQLRALDIFKETLGDEHPDVAICLDNLADFYTSQKRYKQALRRSEDAMDMVEKSLGKDHPLYKSIKGRYETLKEKNAKKEDDKKN from the coding sequence ATGGCCAAATGTAGAATAATCAATGTTTTGCTTTGCTCCATCTTGCTCTGGGGCGCTTCACCGCTCTTGGCTAACGAGGACGGCGGTGGTGTGCAGTGGCATCGGCTGACAGAAGCCGGTCGTACAAAAATGCTCAAAGGCGACTTGCCAGAAGCAGAAAAAAGCTTTGAAGAAGCTCTCAAGCTTTCTGAGAGCTTCACGCCACTGGATACTAGAAGGATTGTTAGTTTAAGCAATATGTCTCTTTTGCTTAAGGATAAGCAGCAGTTGGACTTAGCCGAGCAGTATTCGCGCAAAGCTCTGGCTCTCATTCGCGAAGATGGCATTAAAGATGGCGCTATGTTTGGTGTTGAACTGAGCAATCTGGCTGGCATCCTGGCTGATCAAGCCAAATTTGAAGAAGCCATGCAACTATACGAAAGCGCCATGCTAATACTGAGCAAGGCGCGCGGCGAAGACTCGCTGGAAGTGGCTACTGTGGCCGATAATTATGCTGTGCTTCATCAAAAGCTCAGACAATATGATCAAGCTATTGAGCTTGAAAAAAAATCTGTGGCTATCTACGAAAAGCGCTTGGGCCGCGATAAAAAAGACCTGGCAGTGGCTTTTGGTAACCTCGCTGAGAGTTACTCAGCATCCGGGGACAACGAAAATGCCAGGCTTTATTCAGAAAAGTCACTGTCGGTGATGCGCAAAACTTATGGCGATAAGCATCCGGCGGTGGCCAGTGCCATGGACAATCTTGCTGGTATTTATATAAAAGAAGGACGTCTGGCAGAAGCCGAATCATTGCAGTTAAGAGCACTGGATATCTTTAAGGAAACACTCGGCGATGAACATCCTGATGTGGCCATCTGTCTCGATAATCTAGCCGACTTTTACACCTCTCAAAAGCGCTACAAACAAGCTTTGAGGCGCTCTGAGGACGCCATGGACATGGTCGAAAAATCACTGGGAAAAGACCATCCACTCTACAAAAGCATCAAGGGTCGCTATGAGACCCTGAAAGAAAAGAACGCTAAAAAAGAGGATGACAAAAAAAACTAG
- a CDS encoding PepSY domain-containing protein has product MPNFAKMPVIVVFAIALGLGVTFNNSLTLPAEADGSNNSLLKRTTFTIEQAENLAMSKFPDARVEEIELDIDDSPLVWKIDMKMKPRTKIEFEIDARTGEVLKQEQHKW; this is encoded by the coding sequence ATGCCAAATTTTGCCAAAATGCCAGTTATTGTAGTTTTTGCCATAGCTCTGGGACTGGGGGTCACTTTTAACAACAGCTTGACTTTGCCAGCTGAGGCAGATGGCAGCAATAATAGTTTGCTCAAAAGGACAACATTTACTATCGAGCAAGCCGAAAACCTCGCTATGTCCAAGTTTCCCGATGCCCGTGTAGAAGAAATTGAGCTAGATATCGATGACAGTCCGCTGGTCTGGAAAATTGATATGAAAATGAAACCACGTACCAAAATCGAGTTTGAAATCGACGCCCGCACAGGCGAAGTGCTTAAGCAAGAACAGCACAAGTGGTAG